A genomic segment from Vagococcus zengguangii encodes:
- a CDS encoding GntR family transcriptional regulator — protein MLKYEEIAHNIERYIREHNLRQNDKLPSTEEMMNEYQVSKSTIVKALSYLQQKGMIYQLRGSGIFVRRTNRKGYINLFENQGFTSLFDYSNVSAKVLAIEELGANEEVAESLNIAVGEPVLYVKRLRYIEEQIFCVEESYFNKMTVPYVNKEIAEQSLYQYLTNVLKVKIGYSDKFLHVIKLSEQVAQLLELEKDDPALLTEEIFHKGNGEPFNFSKITYHYVNSQFYMASVEMK, from the coding sequence AAGTATGAAGAAATCGCTCATAATATTGAACGTTATATTAGAGAGCATAATTTAAGACAAAATGATAAATTACCTAGTACAGAAGAGATGATGAACGAATATCAAGTGAGTAAAAGTACCATTGTTAAGGCGTTATCTTACTTGCAGCAAAAAGGGATGATTTATCAATTGCGTGGTAGTGGCATTTTTGTACGTCGAACGAATCGTAAAGGTTATATTAACTTATTTGAAAATCAAGGTTTTACGTCGCTATTTGATTATTCAAATGTCTCAGCTAAAGTGTTAGCTATTGAAGAACTTGGGGCAAATGAAGAAGTGGCAGAGTCGTTAAATATTGCAGTCGGGGAGCCTGTGCTATACGTGAAACGTTTACGTTATATTGAGGAACAGATTTTTTGTGTTGAGGAGTCTTATTTTAATAAGATGACAGTTCCGTATGTTAATAAGGAAATTGCTGAACAGTCTCTTTATCAATATTTAACCAATGTTTTGAAGGTTAAAATTGGTTACTCAGACAAGTTTTTACATGTTATTAAATTATCGGAGCAAGTTGCTCAATTGTTGGAGCTAGAGAAAGATGATCCAGCATTATTAACGGAAGAAATCTTCCATAAAGGTAATGGAGAGCCATTTAACTTCTCGAAAATCACTTATCATTATGTGAATTCGCAATTTTATATGGCATCAGTGGAGATGAAATAG
- a CDS encoding DEAD/DEAH box helicase, producing MEILERSLKKAFIDKTVPGSAYDPEVIINQPVDKTFLLNTLQNELDNCQDFFFSIAFITKDGLASIKAQLADLHRRGLGGRLLTSTYLSFNQPKVFEDLLNIPNLDVRISNKAGFHAKGYLFSQTTHHSLIVGSSNLTLSALKLNYEWNVKLTSYEHGEIIHQVTHHMEKEWNEASPLSTEWIKQYQMNYEQPVFKSDYHPIELTEEKPAYVVPNKMQRQALDSLEQLRAEGQQKGLIISATGTGKTYLAAFDVLNYKPKKMLFIVHREQILTKAKESFQQIIGGSDSDYGILSGNTREIDANYLFATIQTISKPENYQLFTEDYFDYVLIDEVHKAGAESYLRTLNYFKPNFLLGMTATPERTDNFNIFELFDYNIAYEIRLQDALKENMLCPFHYFGVTDYEKDGMTIHEKIDFNYLIADERVDFLLEKINYYSCSNNQPKGLVFCSSIDEAEELSRRFDERGVPSKFLSGQHSISEREAVISELEAGNLHYIFTVDIFNEGIDIPIVNQVVMLRNTQSSIIFIQQLGRGLRKHPDKDYVTIIDFIGNYQNNYLIPMALSGDMSLNKNNLRKDTYDTHYISGLSAINFEQIAKERISSSIDQVKIDSMTMLRKPYQELKNRLNRIPKLWDFYTQKIVDPVVIATKQKNYYRFLKSMKEDIPVLSELEETYLNFVSDELLVGLRLNELVLINDILDTKKTTYSYDALHQLFMSCEIQHDEQTIASTLNVLSMNFYTGGDKKRFKQATFIDLEGNVTPSFLHVMKNDYFVTHLRDLIRVGIAKYREHIKQLPFTLYQKYRRRDTLRLLNWQEQMVNQNIGGYIYNDADFIIFVTLEKGEDFRGSLVAYEDGFVDSQTIQWFTKAPRTINSPEVRYLQEHGQTANIHFFIKKADDHGSDFYYLGKVKPDVNSMEQVTRATSEGETKSLVKMLLQLEEPVEISLFNFLTK from the coding sequence ATGGAAATTTTAGAACGCTCACTTAAAAAAGCTTTCATCGACAAAACTGTTCCTGGTTCTGCCTATGACCCAGAAGTAATTATCAATCAGCCCGTCGATAAAACCTTTCTTTTAAACACGCTTCAAAATGAACTAGATAATTGCCAAGATTTCTTTTTCTCCATCGCTTTTATAACAAAAGATGGATTAGCTTCCATTAAAGCGCAACTGGCAGATTTACATCGACGAGGATTAGGAGGCCGTTTGCTGACATCGACTTATTTATCTTTTAATCAGCCGAAAGTCTTTGAAGATTTGTTAAATATTCCTAACTTAGATGTGAGAATCTCAAATAAAGCTGGTTTTCATGCTAAAGGTTACTTATTCTCACAAACAACCCATCATTCGTTAATTGTCGGAAGCTCTAATTTAACGCTTAGTGCCTTAAAATTAAATTACGAATGGAACGTCAAACTAACATCCTACGAACATGGGGAAATCATTCATCAAGTTACACATCATATGGAAAAAGAGTGGAATGAAGCGTCTCCCTTATCTACCGAATGGATTAAGCAGTATCAGATGAATTACGAACAGCCAGTTTTTAAATCAGACTATCACCCCATCGAACTAACTGAAGAAAAACCAGCTTACGTTGTACCTAATAAAATGCAACGGCAAGCACTGGATAGTTTGGAACAATTGCGTGCAGAAGGTCAACAAAAAGGCTTAATCATTTCCGCGACAGGAACGGGGAAAACTTATTTGGCTGCCTTTGATGTTCTAAATTACAAACCAAAGAAAATGCTGTTCATTGTTCACCGAGAACAGATTTTAACTAAAGCAAAAGAATCCTTTCAACAAATAATAGGCGGCTCTGATAGTGACTATGGAATACTTTCAGGAAACACGCGTGAAATTGACGCAAACTATCTTTTTGCGACCATTCAAACCATTTCAAAACCTGAAAACTACCAGTTGTTCACTGAGGATTATTTTGACTACGTGCTAATTGATGAAGTTCATAAAGCCGGTGCTGAATCATACTTACGCACGCTTAACTATTTTAAGCCCAACTTTTTATTAGGGATGACAGCTACACCTGAAAGAACAGATAATTTTAATATTTTTGAATTATTTGATTACAATATCGCTTATGAAATCCGCCTGCAGGATGCGCTCAAAGAAAATATGCTGTGCCCTTTTCACTATTTTGGTGTAACAGATTACGAAAAAGATGGCATGACCATCCATGAGAAAATTGATTTTAACTATCTTATCGCGGATGAACGTGTTGATTTTTTATTAGAAAAAATCAACTACTACAGCTGTAGTAATAACCAACCTAAAGGATTAGTTTTCTGTTCTTCTATTGACGAAGCAGAGGAATTATCGAGACGATTTGACGAACGAGGAGTTCCTTCAAAATTTTTATCTGGGCAACATTCTATTAGCGAACGTGAAGCCGTGATTTCAGAATTAGAAGCTGGTAATCTCCATTATATTTTTACCGTTGATATTTTTAACGAAGGCATCGACATCCCAATCGTAAATCAAGTAGTGATGCTTAGGAATACACAATCTAGTATTATTTTCATTCAACAATTAGGACGCGGTCTAAGAAAACACCCTGACAAAGACTACGTTACCATTATCGATTTTATCGGGAATTATCAAAATAACTACTTAATTCCGATGGCCCTGTCTGGGGATATGTCACTCAACAAAAATAACCTAAGAAAAGATACTTACGATACCCATTACATTTCAGGTCTCTCTGCTATCAACTTTGAGCAGATTGCTAAGGAACGGATTTCCTCATCAATTGACCAAGTAAAAATTGATAGTATGACGATGCTTCGTAAACCTTATCAAGAATTAAAAAATCGGTTAAACCGAATCCCAAAGCTATGGGACTTTTATACTCAAAAAATTGTCGATCCCGTTGTAATCGCAACAAAACAAAAAAATTACTATCGATTTTTAAAGAGTATGAAAGAGGATATTCCGGTGCTGTCTGAACTAGAGGAGACTTATTTGAATTTTGTCTCAGATGAATTATTAGTAGGCTTACGACTTAATGAATTAGTCTTGATTAATGACATACTTGATACTAAAAAAACAACTTACTCTTATGACGCACTACATCAGTTGTTTATGTCATGTGAAATTCAACATGACGAACAAACAATTGCTTCTACTTTAAATGTATTATCTATGAATTTCTATACCGGTGGCGATAAAAAAAGATTTAAGCAAGCGACTTTTATTGATTTAGAAGGAAATGTTACTCCGTCATTCCTTCACGTGATGAAAAATGACTATTTTGTTACTCATTTGCGTGATTTAATTCGAGTAGGAATAGCAAAATATCGTGAGCATATTAAACAGCTACCTTTTACCTTATATCAAAAATATCGTCGCCGTGATACATTGCGTCTACTAAATTGGCAAGAGCAAATGGTTAACCAAAATATTGGTGGTTATATATATAACGACGCCGATTTCATCATTTTTGTGACACTTGAAAAGGGCGAAGATTTCCGAGGTTCACTAGTCGCCTATGAAGATGGATTCGTTGATAGCCAGACCATCCAATGGTTTACCAAAGCACCACGAACCATAAATAGTCCTGAAGTTCGTTATTTACAAGAACATGGACAAACAGCTAATATCCACTTCTTTATCAAAAAAGCTGATGATCATGGTTCTGACTTCTATTATCTAGGGAAAGTTAAGCCTGATGTTAACTCAATGGAACAAGTCACCCGCGCCACCTCAGAAGGCGAAACAAAATCATTGGTCAAGATGCTATTACAATTAGAAGAACCAGTGGAGATTTCGTTGTTTAATTTCTTGACTAAATAA
- a CDS encoding (deoxy)nucleoside triphosphate pyrophosphohydrolase, whose product MKKQINVVGAILMNEGKILCAQRSEHMSLSLMWEFPGGKIEPGETPQAALKRELNEELLIDVNVAEDIFETTTYEYDFGVVTLTTFICHLISGTPQLTEHAAIKWLYPNELQTLTWAPADIPAVEKLSTK is encoded by the coding sequence ATGAAGAAACAAATCAATGTAGTAGGCGCAATTTTGATGAATGAGGGCAAAATATTATGTGCCCAACGCAGTGAACATATGTCCCTTAGCCTAATGTGGGAATTCCCTGGCGGAAAAATAGAACCTGGTGAAACACCACAAGCTGCACTAAAAAGAGAATTAAATGAAGAATTATTGATTGACGTCAATGTTGCTGAAGATATTTTTGAAACCACTACGTACGAATATGACTTTGGCGTTGTAACATTAACAACTTTTATTTGTCACTTAATCAGTGGCACACCACAATTAACCGAACATGCAGCGATTAAATGGTTATATCCTAACGAACTTCAAACGTTAACTTGGGCGCCCGCTGATATTCCAGCAGTAGAAAAATTAAGCACAAAATAA
- a CDS encoding CtsR family transcriptional regulator, translating into MDNQNMSDLIEQYLKRILQEEEVVEIRRIEMASQFSCVPSQINYVIKTRFTLAQGYMVESKRGGGGYIRIQRVQLGHNEDYLSYLSDLITDRLTYSEAQAVIEQLYQQKLLTKNESQLLLSVVHYDVIGKQNDREEYVRSNIIKAVIDRLRYEEKR; encoded by the coding sequence ATGGATAATCAAAACATGTCCGATTTGATCGAACAGTATTTAAAAAGAATTCTGCAAGAAGAAGAGGTTGTTGAGATTCGTCGTATTGAGATGGCATCCCAATTTAGTTGTGTGCCATCGCAGATTAATTATGTTATTAAAACCCGATTCACACTGGCACAAGGCTACATGGTTGAAAGTAAACGAGGTGGCGGTGGCTATATTCGCATCCAAAGAGTACAATTAGGTCATAACGAAGATTATTTAAGTTATTTAAGTGATTTAATAACGGACCGTTTGACATATAGCGAAGCACAGGCTGTTATTGAACAGTTATACCAACAAAAATTATTAACCAAAAATGAAAGTCAATTACTACTATCCGTCGTCCATTACGATGTGATTGGTAAACAAAATGATCGAGAAGAATACGTTAGAAGTAATATTATCAAAGCAGTAATCGATCGTTTACGCTATGAAGAAAAGAGGTAA
- a CDS encoding ATP-dependent Clp protease ATP-binding subunit yields the protein MLELTGKARQVLMIAQQEAKRFRHQSVGSEHLLLGLVMEEEGVAGSILRSYDIQVEDIQREINSLTGFNTNRYSKAVDYLPYSPRTSQIITFAQDEAVRLRSPKVGTEHILLGILRDDEILASRILRNFGLDLSKARQTVLKKIGAMETKGFKGKRSAGSSEQTLDSKTPTLDALARDLTNLAREGGLDPVLGREKEVKRLIQILSRRTKNNPVLVGEPGVGKTAIAEGLAQKIVNGQVPEDMFEKRLMMLDMGAVVAGTKYRGEFEERMKQLVSEIYVDGNVILFIDELHTLIGAGGAEGAIDASNILKPALARGEIQTIGATTLEEYQKYIEKDSAFERRFAKIQVDEPTPEEALEILKGIRPKYEEHHKVAITDEALSEAVNLSVRYISGRQLPDKAIDLIDESAAKVRLSHTTKVTPLMRAKNKLAEIREAKELAILEQNFEEASKLRKQEKRQEEKIVKLEAEQLSDTPNYQKSVTDLDIGEVISLWTGIPLQQLEKKESERLLELEKELHKRVVGQDEAVVAVSKAIRRARSGLKDPKRPIGSFMFLGPTGVGKTELAKALAEAVFGAEDALIRVDMSEFMEKHSTSRLIGSPPGYVGYDEGGQLTEKIRQKPYSVILFDEVEKAHPDIFNVLLQVLDDGHLTDTKGRKVDFRNTIIIMTSNIGATALKEEKFVGFNATDLSADHKAMSSRMMEELKKAFRPEFINRIDETIVFRSLNKKELREIVKIMSQSLVTRLAEQDIKLKLTATALDLVGEAGFDPEYGARPLKRALQTKVEDRLSEELLAGKITVGSQVTIGASKGEITINVKDKGTEKTKVKTK from the coding sequence ATGTTAGAATTAACAGGAAAAGCACGCCAAGTCTTAATGATTGCACAACAAGAAGCGAAACGTTTTCGTCATCAATCAGTCGGTTCAGAACATTTGCTATTGGGGCTGGTAATGGAAGAAGAAGGTGTTGCAGGTTCTATTTTAAGAAGTTACGATATTCAAGTTGAGGATATCCAACGTGAAATTAACTCACTAACGGGGTTCAATACGAACCGTTATAGTAAGGCAGTAGATTACTTGCCGTATTCACCAAGAACGAGTCAAATTATTACGTTTGCGCAAGATGAAGCCGTGCGCTTGCGTTCCCCAAAAGTCGGAACAGAGCATATTTTGTTAGGTATTTTACGTGATGATGAAATTTTAGCATCACGCATTTTACGCAACTTTGGCTTAGATTTATCAAAAGCGCGTCAAACAGTATTGAAAAAAATTGGTGCTATGGAAACTAAAGGATTTAAAGGCAAACGTTCTGCAGGTAGCAGCGAGCAAACTCTTGATTCTAAGACACCAACTCTTGATGCTTTAGCGCGTGATCTTACCAATTTAGCACGTGAAGGCGGACTAGATCCGGTCTTAGGTCGTGAAAAAGAAGTCAAACGTTTGATTCAAATTTTGAGTCGTCGTACAAAAAATAATCCAGTCTTAGTCGGGGAACCAGGTGTGGGTAAGACGGCTATCGCCGAAGGATTAGCGCAAAAAATCGTTAACGGTCAAGTGCCGGAAGATATGTTTGAAAAACGTTTGATGATGCTAGATATGGGCGCAGTGGTAGCTGGTACTAAATACCGTGGCGAATTTGAAGAACGCATGAAACAGTTAGTGTCTGAAATTTATGTGGATGGTAATGTGATTTTATTCATTGATGAATTACATACATTAATTGGTGCTGGGGGCGCAGAAGGAGCGATTGATGCGTCAAACATCTTGAAGCCAGCTTTAGCGCGTGGTGAAATCCAAACAATTGGTGCGACTACGTTAGAAGAGTATCAAAAATATATCGAAAAAGATTCTGCCTTTGAGCGTCGTTTTGCTAAAATTCAAGTTGATGAACCAACACCTGAAGAAGCGCTAGAAATCTTGAAAGGTATTCGTCCAAAATACGAAGAACATCACAAAGTAGCTATCACAGATGAGGCCCTATCTGAAGCAGTTAACTTATCTGTTCGCTACATTAGTGGCCGTCAATTGCCAGATAAAGCGATTGATTTAATTGACGAAAGTGCGGCTAAAGTTCGTTTGAGTCACACAACGAAGGTGACGCCGTTAATGCGCGCTAAAAATAAATTAGCTGAGATTCGTGAAGCGAAAGAACTGGCGATTTTAGAACAAAATTTTGAAGAGGCATCAAAATTACGTAAGCAAGAAAAACGTCAAGAAGAAAAAATTGTGAAGCTAGAGGCAGAACAATTAAGCGACACGCCTAACTATCAAAAATCAGTCACAGATTTAGATATCGGTGAAGTGATTTCTCTATGGACCGGTATTCCGTTACAACAATTGGAGAAAAAAGAAAGCGAACGTCTATTAGAACTTGAAAAAGAGCTGCACAAACGTGTAGTAGGCCAAGACGAAGCGGTTGTAGCAGTTTCTAAAGCAATTCGTCGTGCACGTAGTGGATTGAAAGATCCAAAACGTCCGATCGGTTCATTCATGTTCTTAGGCCCAACCGGTGTGGGGAAAACGGAATTAGCCAAAGCGTTAGCTGAAGCGGTATTTGGAGCCGAAGATGCTTTAATTCGTGTCGATATGTCAGAATTTATGGAAAAACATTCGACTAGCCGTTTAATTGGTTCACCTCCAGGCTATGTTGGGTATGATGAAGGCGGACAGTTAACGGAAAAAATTCGTCAAAAACCTTATTCAGTCATTTTGTTTGATGAAGTTGAAAAAGCACATCCAGATATTTTCAATGTCTTACTTCAAGTGTTGGACGATGGCCACTTAACGGATACCAAAGGGCGTAAAGTTGATTTCCGTAATACGATTATCATTATGACCTCTAATATCGGGGCGACGGCGCTAAAAGAAGAAAAATTTGTCGGATTTAACGCCACAGACTTGAGCGCTGATCATAAAGCCATGTCTAGTCGTATGATGGAAGAATTGAAGAAGGCTTTCCGACCAGAATTCATCAACCGTATTGATGAAACCATCGTCTTCCGTTCATTAAACAAAAAAGAATTACGTGAAATTGTGAAGATTATGTCGCAATCGTTAGTGACACGTTTAGCCGAGCAAGACATCAAATTAAAATTAACGGCAACAGCGTTAGATTTAGTTGGTGAAGCAGGATTCGATCCGGAATACGGAGCCCGACCATTAAAACGTGCGTTACAAACGAAAGTGGAAGATCGTTTGAGTGAAGAATTACTAGCCGGTAAGATTACGGTAGGTAGTCAAGTGACAATTGGTGCAAGTAAAGGTGAAATCACGATTAACGTTAAGGATAAAGGTACTGAAAAGACAAAGGTTAAAACTAAATAA
- a CDS encoding peptidase U32 family protein — protein MEIHLTATVESLEQAKQLLEAGVDTLYFGGGTYGLRLPHNFSLEEQRQLVELAHTYGKRAVVAVNAIMHPEKMLEIKDYLDFLQEIKVDAITVGDTGVIHVLRRDGYNLPFIYDGHTMVTSARQMNFWAKRGAIGSVVAREVPYLELCEMKDKLIGFGEILVYGASCIHQSKRPLVENYLNFVETPEQDKSKESNLFLSEPRKGGTHYSIYEDEHGTHIFANNDVNLMVQLDALAAIDFHEWKLEGIYTPGETFVEIAKLFIEARDLLVSGQWTVEKGLELNEKVKVLHPEERDLDSGFFLMSPEEVK, from the coding sequence ATGGAAATCCATTTAACGGCAACTGTTGAGTCATTAGAACAAGCCAAACAATTGCTTGAAGCAGGCGTAGATACGCTGTATTTCGGCGGTGGCACGTATGGTTTACGTTTACCACATAATTTTTCGTTAGAAGAACAACGTCAATTAGTTGAATTAGCCCACACATATGGGAAACGTGCAGTTGTCGCGGTTAACGCGATTATGCACCCAGAAAAAATGTTAGAAATTAAAGACTATTTAGATTTTTTACAAGAGATTAAAGTCGACGCAATTACCGTAGGAGACACGGGTGTGATTCATGTGTTGCGTCGTGATGGGTATAACTTACCGTTTATTTATGACGGCCACACAATGGTGACAAGTGCACGTCAAATGAACTTTTGGGCGAAACGTGGGGCGATTGGTTCAGTGGTCGCTCGTGAAGTTCCGTACTTAGAGTTATGTGAAATGAAAGACAAATTAATCGGTTTTGGTGAGATCTTGGTTTACGGTGCATCATGCATCCATCAATCAAAACGTCCGCTAGTGGAGAACTATTTGAATTTTGTTGAAACACCTGAACAAGATAAGTCTAAAGAAAGCAATTTATTCTTATCGGAGCCACGTAAAGGGGGCACCCATTATTCAATTTACGAAGATGAGCATGGCACGCATATTTTTGCGAATAACGATGTCAATTTAATGGTACAGTTAGACGCATTAGCGGCGATTGATTTCCATGAATGGAAATTAGAAGGTATTTACACACCAGGTGAAACGTTTGTCGAGATTGCGAAGTTATTCATTGAGGCGCGTGACTTATTGGTTAGCGGTCAGTGGACCGTTGAAAAAGGCTTGGAATTAAATGAAAAAGTAAAGGTACTACATCCTGAAGAGCGTGATTTAGATAGCGGGTTCTTCTTGATGAGTCCTGAAGAGGTGAAATAG
- a CDS encoding peptidase U32 family protein, which yields MTTKKVLKRPEVLAPAGTLEKLKVAIHYGADAVYIGGNAYGLRSRAGNFTYEEMQEGVAFAKEHGAKVYVAANMVTHEHDEEGAGEFFRELRDVGISAVIVSDPALIEICATEAPGLPIHLSTQASATNFETLEFWKEEGLERVVLAREVSMEEVKAIRENTDVEIEAFIHGAMCISYSGRCTLSNHMSKRDANRGGCCQSCRWKYDLYEMPFANQKRSLVARTKSEEPFSMSAVDMSMIEHIPELIQNGVDSFKIEGRMKSIHYVSTVANVYKTAVNSYMEDPENYVCKQEWIDELWKVAQRELATGFYYKTPGEDEQLFGARRKIPAYSFIGEVMAYDEETKMATVRQRNVFSVGDEVEFYGPGFHHFEQTIDVMWDEEGNEIDRAPNPMDLLTIPVSQPVNVGDMMRKKK from the coding sequence ATGACAACAAAAAAAGTATTAAAACGTCCTGAGGTGTTAGCGCCAGCTGGAACTTTAGAAAAATTAAAAGTGGCGATTCATTACGGTGCGGATGCAGTGTATATTGGTGGGAATGCTTACGGATTGCGTAGTCGTGCCGGAAACTTCACCTATGAAGAGATGCAAGAAGGTGTGGCGTTTGCGAAAGAACACGGTGCAAAAGTTTATGTGGCGGCGAACATGGTAACGCATGAACATGACGAAGAAGGCGCGGGCGAGTTTTTCCGTGAATTACGTGATGTCGGAATTAGTGCGGTCATCGTATCAGATCCAGCATTAATCGAGATTTGTGCGACCGAAGCACCAGGATTGCCGATTCACTTATCAACGCAAGCGTCAGCGACAAATTTCGAAACGTTAGAATTCTGGAAAGAAGAAGGACTTGAGCGTGTGGTGTTAGCACGTGAAGTCTCAATGGAAGAAGTTAAAGCAATTCGTGAAAATACGGATGTCGAAATTGAAGCCTTTATCCACGGTGCAATGTGTATTTCTTATTCAGGTCGTTGCACGTTATCAAATCACATGTCCAAACGTGACGCGAACCGTGGTGGCTGTTGTCAGTCTTGTCGTTGGAAATACGACTTGTATGAGATGCCATTTGCTAACCAAAAACGTTCATTAGTCGCGCGCACGAAATCAGAAGAGCCGTTTTCAATGAGTGCGGTGGATATGTCGATGATTGAGCATATTCCTGAATTAATTCAAAACGGTGTTGATAGTTTCAAAATCGAAGGTCGTATGAAGTCGATTCACTATGTTTCAACAGTTGCCAATGTTTATAAGACAGCGGTCAATAGCTACATGGAAGATCCAGAAAATTATGTATGTAAGCAAGAATGGATCGATGAATTATGGAAAGTTGCACAACGTGAATTAGCAACGGGCTTCTACTACAAAACACCAGGTGAAGATGAGCAATTATTTGGTGCGCGTCGTAAAATTCCCGCGTATAGCTTTATCGGCGAAGTCATGGCGTATGATGAAGAAACAAAAATGGCGACCGTTCGTCAACGTAATGTCTTTAGTGTTGGAGATGAAGTCGAGTTTTATGGACCTGGTTTCCATCATTTCGAACAAACGATTGATGTCATGTGGGATGAAGAAGGAAACGAAATTGATCGTGCACCTAACCCAATGGATTTATTGACGATTCCAGTTTCTCAACCCGTCAACGTGGGTGATATGATGCGCAAAAAGAAATAA
- the gor gene encoding glutathione-disulfide reductase translates to MDNYDYIVIGGGSGGIASANRAAMHGAKVLLIEGNRLGGTCVNVGCVPKKVMWQASVMRENMLQDSQGYGFDVETSFDFKTLVANRDAYIKRLNGLYAQGLASNQVDVVTGYAKFISKHTVEVNGATYEAPHILIATGGKSVFPDMPGAEYGDDSDSFFTWETLPEKVALVGAGYIALEIAGVLNGLGVETHLIYRYERPLRQFDTDIVDELLSIYEAEGIHLHPESHIQHIEKTATGSLVLTTQKETLEVERLIWGIGRTPNVDSLGLENTDVKLDEQGFIQVDRYQNTTAEGIYAVGDVIGKIDLTPVAIASGRRLSERLFNGQTALYLDYENVPTVIFTHPPIATIGLSEQEALEQYGEDQVKIYRSQFNPMLYALQDRKVKSTMKLICVGPEEKIVGLHGIGVGVDEMLQGFAVAIKMGATKADFDNTVAIHPTGAEEFVTMR, encoded by the coding sequence TTGGATAATTACGATTACATTGTCATCGGTGGCGGTAGTGGCGGTATTGCTTCAGCAAATCGCGCAGCTATGCACGGTGCCAAAGTGTTGTTGATCGAAGGGAATCGTTTAGGTGGAACATGTGTGAACGTTGGATGTGTCCCTAAAAAGGTCATGTGGCAAGCGAGTGTCATGCGTGAGAATATGTTACAAGATAGTCAAGGGTATGGTTTTGATGTTGAAACAAGTTTTGATTTTAAAACATTAGTAGCCAATCGTGATGCGTATATCAAACGTTTGAATGGGTTGTATGCCCAAGGTTTAGCGAGCAACCAAGTCGATGTCGTGACAGGTTATGCTAAATTTATTTCTAAACATACGGTTGAAGTGAATGGAGCAACGTATGAAGCGCCACATATCCTCATTGCAACAGGTGGCAAGTCAGTTTTTCCTGATATGCCTGGTGCTGAATATGGAGACGATTCAGATAGTTTCTTCACATGGGAGACCTTACCGGAGAAAGTTGCGTTGGTTGGTGCAGGTTATATTGCGCTTGAAATAGCTGGCGTGTTAAATGGTTTAGGGGTTGAGACGCATTTGATTTATCGTTATGAGCGTCCACTACGTCAATTTGATACGGATATCGTTGACGAATTGCTTAGCATTTACGAAGCAGAAGGGATTCATTTGCATCCTGAAAGTCATATTCAACACATTGAAAAAACAGCGACCGGTTCATTAGTACTAACGACTCAAAAAGAAACGTTAGAAGTTGAACGTCTAATTTGGGGCATTGGTCGTACGCCAAATGTCGATTCGTTAGGTTTGGAAAATACTGATGTGAAGCTCGATGAACAAGGCTTTATTCAAGTTGATCGTTATCAAAATACTACTGCAGAAGGGATTTATGCTGTAGGAGATGTGATTGGAAAAATCGATCTAACACCCGTTGCGATTGCATCAGGTCGTCGTTTGTCAGAACGTTTATTCAACGGTCAAACGGCGTTATATCTAGACTACGAAAATGTTCCAACTGTTATTTTTACCCATCCACCGATTGCGACAATCGGTTTATCAGAACAAGAAGCGCTTGAACAGTATGGTGAAGATCAAGTGAAAATTTATCGTAGCCAGTTTAATCCGATGTTGTACGCGTTACAAGATCGCAAGGTTAAATCAACGATGAAATTAATTTGTGTCGGACCAGAAGAAAAAATTGTCGGCTTACACGGCATAGGTGTTGGAGTCGATGAGATGTTACAAGGCTTTGCGGTTGCCATTAAAATGGGGGCAACTAAAGCGGATTTTGATAACACTGTTGCGATTCATCCAACTGGTGCAGAAGAATTCGTTACCATGCGTTAA